A region from the Gemmatimonadales bacterium genome encodes:
- the cysS gene encoding cysteine--tRNA ligase: MTLRLFNTLSRAVEPFAPLAPPGVTLYTCGPTVWNYAHIGNFRTFVFEDVLRRWLECSGYGVTHVMNVTDVDDRTINAAIAAGVRLPEHTAKYLQAFFDDCAYLRLEPATHYPRATEHVPQMVALVERLLARGVAYRGEDGSVYFAIGRFPAYGKLSRIDAREIKVGARVSSDEYAKEDARDFVLWKAAKPEDEAAEAAWDAPFGRGRPGWHLECSAMSQHYLGETIDLHAGGVDLIFPHHEDEIAQSEAASGKPFVRTWLHGEFLLVEGTKMSKRYGNFLTVRDLRDDGWDAAALRLLFASTQYRKQLNFTDEGLRAAEAGAARLGELRRRLARSPAAAGADAAAGAAAPLAPAADRLLAEFTAAMDDDLDTPRALAALMEFVREANAALDAGGGDAADRARAVEIFDRTAGVLQVVGRDAEILPAEPGARLVPGGAAAGPGGPLGPPAAGEDVDAWAARVADERQAARMGKDWARADLARTLLAEQGYEVRDGKDGRPRLLRKRPPTTT; the protein is encoded by the coding sequence GTGACGCTGCGGCTGTTCAACACGCTCTCCCGCGCGGTGGAGCCGTTCGCGCCGCTCGCGCCGCCCGGGGTCACGCTCTACACCTGCGGCCCCACGGTGTGGAACTACGCCCACATCGGCAACTTCCGGACCTTCGTGTTCGAGGACGTGCTGCGCCGCTGGCTCGAGTGCTCCGGCTACGGCGTCACCCACGTCATGAACGTCACCGACGTGGACGACCGCACGATCAACGCCGCCATCGCCGCCGGCGTGCGGCTGCCCGAGCACACGGCGAAATACCTGCAGGCGTTTTTCGACGACTGCGCGTACCTGCGGCTCGAGCCCGCCACGCACTATCCGCGCGCCACCGAGCACGTTCCGCAGATGGTCGCGCTGGTCGAGCGGCTGCTGGCGCGCGGCGTCGCCTACCGGGGCGAGGACGGCTCGGTGTACTTCGCCATCGGGCGGTTCCCCGCCTACGGGAAGCTGTCCCGCATCGACGCGCGCGAGATCAAGGTCGGGGCGCGGGTCAGCTCCGACGAGTACGCCAAGGAGGACGCGCGCGACTTCGTGCTGTGGAAGGCGGCCAAGCCGGAGGACGAGGCGGCGGAAGCGGCGTGGGACGCGCCGTTCGGCCGGGGACGCCCCGGCTGGCACCTCGAGTGCTCGGCGATGAGCCAGCACTACCTTGGCGAGACCATCGACCTGCACGCGGGCGGCGTGGACCTGATCTTCCCGCATCACGAGGACGAGATCGCCCAGTCGGAGGCGGCGAGCGGGAAGCCGTTCGTGCGCACCTGGCTGCACGGCGAGTTCCTGCTGGTCGAGGGGACCAAGATGTCGAAGCGCTACGGGAACTTCCTCACCGTGCGCGATCTGCGGGACGACGGCTGGGACGCGGCGGCCCTGCGCCTGCTGTTCGCGTCCACCCAGTACCGCAAGCAGCTGAACTTCACCGACGAGGGGCTGCGGGCGGCGGAGGCCGGCGCGGCCCGGCTGGGCGAGCTGCGGCGCCGGCTGGCCCGGAGCCCTGCCGCCGCGGGGGCGGATGCGGCGGCGGGCGCGGCCGCGCCGCTCGCTCCGGCGGCGGACCGGCTGCTGGCCGAGTTCACGGCGGCGATGGACGACGACCTGGACACGCCCCGGGCGCTGGCGGCGCTGATGGAGTTCGTGCGCGAGGCGAACGCGGCCCTGGACGCCGGCGGCGGCGACGCCGCCGACCGGGCGCGGGCGGTCGAGATCTTCGACCGCACGGCGGGGGTCCTGCAGGTGGTGGGGCGCGATGCCGAGATCCTGCCGGCGGAGCCGGGCGCGCGCCTCGTCCCGGGCGGGGCCGCGGCCGGGCCCGGCGGCCCCCTGGGGCCACCCGCGGCCGGCGAGGACGTGGACGCGTGGGCCGCGCGGGTCGCGGACGAGCGCCAGGCCGCCCGGATGGGGAAGGACTGGGCCCGGGCGGACCTCGCCCGCACGCTCCTGGCGGAGCAGGGCTACGAAGTGCGGGACGGCAAGGACGGCCGGCCGCGGCTGCTCCGAAAGCGGCCTCCCACCACGACTTGA
- a CDS encoding mechanosensitive ion channel domain-containing protein has translation MSAPLGLLKASVVLSRVELRVPRWDVDLDLVLRGLGKALVILAAAYLARWAVHRLSHRIEARAVPGDPLTRGHRVQRATTLAQLLRHVAAIVIAIVTGLLVLDIFINIGPLLAGAGVLGLAVSLGFQNVMKDIITGFLIVLEDQYVVGDRVRIGEVEGTVHQLTLRATVVRDDAGALHYLANGSLTAVANLSRRPGPAGAAGQAPR, from the coding sequence GTGAGCGCTCCCCTCGGTCTCCTCAAGGCGTCGGTCGTCCTCAGCAGGGTCGAACTCCGCGTCCCTCGCTGGGACGTGGACCTCGATCTGGTGCTGCGCGGCCTCGGCAAGGCCCTCGTCATTCTCGCCGCGGCGTATCTCGCGCGCTGGGCCGTGCACCGCCTGTCGCACCGCATCGAGGCGCGGGCGGTGCCGGGCGATCCGCTCACGCGGGGACACCGCGTCCAGCGCGCCACGACGCTGGCCCAGCTGCTCCGGCACGTCGCCGCCATCGTCATCGCGATCGTCACGGGGCTCCTGGTCCTCGACATCTTCATCAACATCGGGCCCCTGCTGGCGGGCGCCGGCGTGCTCGGCCTGGCCGTGTCGCTGGGGTTCCAGAACGTGATGAAGGACATCATCACCGGGTTCCTGATCGTGCTCGAGGACCAGTACGTCGTCGGCGACCGGGTGAGGATCGGCGAGGTGGAGGGCACGGTCCACCAGCTGACCCTGCGTGCCACGGTGGTGCGCGACGACGCCGGCGCGTTGCACTACCTTGCCAACGGGTCGCTCACGGCGGTGGCGAACCTCTCGCGTCGGCCCGGCCCCGCGGGCGCGGCGGGGCAGGCCCCCCGGTGA
- a CDS encoding ABC transporter ATP-binding protein produces the protein MRATLLARELRRTFGTGHGRARVRALDGADLVALAGECVGLVGPNGAGKSTLFGVAAGLLAPDAGEIWVCGRWPRSREARRLVGYAPERPAFYPELTVREVLARFAADHARARPARRTLVDAALELGGLVAWADRRAAALSLGVAQRLAFAQAALGRRELVLLDETLSGLDPLAQRDARERIHGLLDRGVTVVIASHDLATVERLASRVAILQQGRTIRVLESSDLARELSLVLVVEGSPRAAARILAQRYPDVWCEPAGARVAIGPRETPEGILAYCREHRIGVRASRVVSRTLEEAAVAVLAGAGAGAG, from the coding sequence ATGCGCGCCACGCTGCTGGCCCGGGAGCTGCGCCGCACCTTCGGCACCGGACACGGGCGAGCGCGCGTGCGCGCGCTGGACGGGGCCGACCTGGTGGCGCTCGCCGGCGAATGCGTCGGGCTCGTGGGACCCAACGGCGCCGGCAAGTCCACGCTGTTCGGGGTCGCCGCCGGGCTGCTCGCACCGGACGCGGGCGAGATCTGGGTGTGCGGGCGGTGGCCCCGCTCCCGGGAGGCGCGGCGGCTGGTGGGCTACGCACCGGAGCGGCCCGCCTTCTACCCGGAGCTCACCGTACGCGAGGTGCTGGCGCGCTTCGCCGCGGACCACGCGCGCGCCCGGCCCGCGCGCCGCACTCTGGTGGACGCGGCGCTCGAGCTGGGAGGTCTCGTGGCCTGGGCCGACCGCCGTGCGGCCGCGCTGTCGCTCGGCGTCGCCCAGCGGCTCGCCTTCGCCCAGGCGGCCCTCGGCCGGCGGGAGCTGGTGCTGCTGGACGAGACGCTGTCGGGGCTCGACCCCCTGGCGCAGCGCGACGCCCGCGAGCGCATCCACGGGCTGCTGGACCGCGGCGTCACCGTGGTCATCGCCTCGCACGACCTGGCCACGGTCGAGCGGCTGGCCTCGCGGGTCGCGATCCTGCAACAGGGCCGCACCATCCGGGTGCTGGAGTCCAGCGACCTCGCGCGGGAGCTGTCGCTGGTGCTGGTGGTCGAGGGCTCCCCGCGCGCCGCCGCGCGCATCCTCGCGCAGCGCTATCCGGACGTGTGGTGCGAGCCCGCCGGCGCCCGCGTCGCCATCGGCCCGCGCGAGACGCCCGAGGGCATCCTGGCCTACTGCCGCGAGCACCGCATCGGCGTCCGTGCCTCGCGCGTCGTGTCGCGCACCCTCGAAGAGGCGGCGGTCGCCGTGCTCGCCGGGGCGGGGGCGGGGGCGGGATGA
- a CDS encoding DUF1611 domain-containing protein, translating into MTPPRFLVIAEGAFGPETSKTAVCAIRYVPERVVAVLDSRAAGRTAQDVLGFGGSIPVVGSLEAGLALGPTALLVGIAPRGGRLPEEWRGWIAAAIDRGLDVWSGLHTRLGDDPDLAARARARGVRLFDLRQPPDGLTVSNGRARLVDALVVLTVGTDCNTGKMTAQLELLRGLEARGIRARFVATGQTGILIAGRGIAVDAVPADFIGGAAEQMVLEAAPGADVVLVEGQGSLIHPGYAGVTLGLLHGSAPAAMILCHQASRRLVGEYYKGSAWVPIPPLADVVRVYEQAAGWIAASRVIGIALNTYDLAGREAAAAVERAGRETGLPATDPVRFGAGPLVEAVVAAAEQRRRARAGRPA; encoded by the coding sequence GTGACGCCGCCCAGGTTCCTCGTCATCGCCGAGGGCGCGTTCGGGCCCGAGACGTCCAAGACCGCGGTCTGCGCCATCCGCTACGTGCCCGAGCGGGTCGTGGCGGTCCTGGACAGCCGGGCGGCGGGCCGCACGGCGCAGGACGTGCTCGGCTTCGGGGGGAGCATCCCGGTCGTCGGCTCGCTCGAGGCGGGCCTGGCCCTCGGGCCCACCGCGCTGCTGGTGGGGATCGCGCCGCGCGGCGGCCGGCTGCCGGAGGAGTGGCGTGGCTGGATCGCCGCCGCCATCGACCGGGGTCTCGACGTCTGGAGCGGGCTGCACACGCGCCTCGGCGACGATCCGGACCTGGCGGCGCGGGCGCGCGCCCGGGGCGTCCGCCTGTTCGACCTCCGCCAGCCGCCCGACGGCCTCACCGTCTCGAACGGCCGGGCGCGACTGGTGGACGCGCTGGTCGTCCTCACGGTCGGCACCGACTGCAACACGGGGAAGATGACCGCGCAGCTCGAGCTGCTGCGGGGCCTCGAGGCGCGCGGCATCCGCGCCCGCTTCGTGGCGACCGGCCAGACGGGCATCCTCATCGCGGGCCGGGGCATCGCGGTGGACGCCGTGCCCGCCGACTTCATCGGCGGTGCGGCCGAGCAGATGGTGCTCGAGGCGGCTCCCGGCGCCGACGTCGTGCTGGTCGAGGGGCAGGGCAGCCTCATCCATCCCGGCTACGCGGGCGTCACGCTCGGCCTGCTGCACGGCTCGGCTCCCGCCGCGATGATCCTCTGCCACCAGGCGTCGCGGCGCCTGGTCGGCGAGTACTACAAGGGCTCCGCGTGGGTCCCGATCCCGCCGCTGGCCGACGTGGTGCGGGTCTACGAGCAGGCCGCCGGCTGGATCGCCGCGTCGCGGGTGATCGGCATCGCCCTCAACACCTACGACCTTGCCGGGCGCGAGGCCGCCGCCGCCGTCGAGCGCGCCGGCAGGGAGACGGGGCTCCCGGCCACGGACCCCGTGCGGTTCGGCGCCGGTCCCCTGGTCGAAGCCGTCGTCGCGGCGGCGGAGCAGCGCCGGCGCGCGCGCGCCGGCCGGCCCGCGTAG
- a CDS encoding AI-2E family transporter, protein MSDAVPAARRAAPLLLALLLVAILLLLLRIADLLLLVFIAVLVAVYLSAVTAVAVRWARLPRPLALALAILATLAAFAAVAALVAPPVVQQTQDLIAAVPQYLTGLDATIAGWARRIPMLRRAGLTAGETGLVSSALRDAVAFVRHGIIPTATATGLVVIEGIAVLVMAVYLAVHPALYQEGALALVPPKHRSFARAILLDLAATLRAWVGAQLFEMVVLAILTGVGLWLLDVPYWLAFAIFTGVVALIPFFGTLFSTVLPALLVLPDRGVLIALAVASVGVGVHLVEANLVGPLVMHRRVALPPVLTILSVLIAAELSGLLGMLVAVPALAVVIVLVRHVLIDRAYGAGAAEVVLPPAVLVTTREMPVPAAARSPTA, encoded by the coding sequence GTGAGCGACGCCGTCCCGGCGGCGCGGCGGGCGGCGCCGCTGCTGCTGGCGCTGCTGCTGGTCGCGATCCTGCTGCTCCTGCTCCGGATCGCGGATCTGCTCCTGCTGGTCTTCATCGCCGTCCTCGTCGCGGTGTACCTGTCCGCCGTCACCGCGGTCGCGGTGCGCTGGGCGCGGCTGCCGCGGCCGCTCGCACTGGCGCTCGCCATCCTCGCCACCCTGGCGGCGTTCGCCGCGGTGGCGGCGCTGGTGGCCCCGCCCGTCGTGCAGCAGACGCAGGACCTGATCGCCGCCGTGCCGCAGTACCTCACCGGGCTCGACGCGACCATCGCCGGCTGGGCCCGCCGCATCCCGATGCTGCGCCGCGCCGGGCTCACGGCCGGGGAGACCGGGCTGGTCTCGAGCGCGCTCCGGGACGCCGTGGCCTTCGTGCGTCACGGCATCATTCCCACCGCGACCGCCACCGGGCTGGTGGTCATCGAAGGCATCGCGGTGCTGGTGATGGCCGTGTACCTCGCGGTGCATCCCGCCCTCTACCAGGAGGGCGCGCTCGCCCTGGTGCCGCCGAAGCACCGCAGCTTCGCCCGCGCCATCCTGCTCGACCTGGCGGCGACCCTGCGCGCGTGGGTGGGCGCGCAGCTGTTCGAGATGGTGGTGCTCGCGATCCTCACCGGCGTCGGACTGTGGCTGCTCGACGTCCCCTACTGGCTGGCCTTCGCCATCTTCACCGGCGTCGTGGCCCTGATCCCGTTCTTCGGCACGCTGTTCTCCACGGTGCTTCCCGCCCTGCTCGTGCTGCCGGACCGCGGCGTCCTGATCGCGCTGGCCGTGGCCTCCGTGGGCGTGGGGGTCCACCTGGTCGAGGCCAACCTGGTGGGCCCGCTCGTGATGCACCGGCGGGTCGCGCTGCCACCCGTGCTCACCATCCTCAGCGTGCTGATCGCCGCGGAGCTGTCCGGGCTCCTGGGCATGCTGGTCGCCGTGCCGGCGCTCGCGGTCGTCATCGTGCTGGTGCGCCACGTCCTGATCGACCGCGCGTACGGGGCCGGCGCGGCCGAAGTGGTGCTGCCGCCCGCCGTGCTCGTCACGACCCGCGAAATGCCGGTGCCGGCGGCGGCCCGATCCCCCACCGCCTAG
- a CDS encoding PspA/IM30 family protein: MGIFDRLSTLVRSNLNDLISSAENPEKMLNQLILDMRSQLAKAKQQVAAAIADEKKLQAQAEQEKKQAEDWEKRAMLAVQEGRDDLAKQALLRHSEHMEAAVQLDDTWRKHAGETEALKNSLRALNDKIEEAKRKKNILVARQRRAEAQKRIHETMGSISDKSAFETFERMAERIEQNERKALAAAELSEELSGDSLAKQFEQLEYKADADTQLLALKQKMGLLGPGKAEQPKQLGTGKTADVHDAEVVEEGEDEAPPRKKG, translated from the coding sequence ATGGGAATCTTTGACCGTCTGTCCACGCTCGTCCGGTCGAACCTCAACGACCTGATCTCCAGCGCCGAGAACCCGGAGAAGATGCTGAACCAGCTGATCCTGGACATGCGGAGCCAGCTGGCGAAGGCGAAGCAGCAGGTGGCGGCGGCGATCGCGGACGAGAAGAAGCTCCAGGCGCAGGCCGAGCAGGAGAAGAAGCAGGCCGAGGACTGGGAGAAGCGCGCCATGCTGGCCGTCCAGGAGGGGCGCGACGATCTCGCCAAGCAGGCGCTGCTGCGGCACTCGGAGCACATGGAGGCCGCGGTTCAGCTCGACGACACCTGGCGCAAGCACGCTGGGGAGACCGAGGCGCTCAAGAACTCGCTGCGGGCGCTGAACGACAAGATCGAGGAAGCCAAGCGCAAGAAGAACATCCTGGTGGCGCGGCAGCGGCGCGCCGAGGCGCAGAAGCGCATCCACGAGACGATGGGCTCGATCAGCGACAAGAGCGCGTTCGAGACCTTCGAGCGGATGGCGGAGCGCATCGAGCAGAACGAGCGCAAGGCGCTGGCGGCGGCCGAGCTGAGCGAGGAGCTGTCGGGCGACTCGCTCGCCAAGCAGTTCGAGCAGCTCGAGTACAAGGCCGACGCCGACACCCAGCTGCTGGCGCTCAAGCAGAAGATGGGGCTCCTGGGGCCCGGCAAGGCCGAGCAGCCCAAGCAGCTCGGCACGGGCAAGACCGCCGACGTGCACGACGCGGAGGTGGTCGAGGAAGGGGAGGACGAGGCGCCGCCGCGCAAGAAGGGCTGA